The following coding sequences lie in one Arachis ipaensis cultivar K30076 chromosome B03, Araip1.1, whole genome shotgun sequence genomic window:
- the LOC110269678 gene encoding zinc finger BED domain-containing protein DAYSLEEPER-like, which yields MYPDPIECFKQVDRIHQLCNELVNEYNQKMSSDVSHVGTKEVDESRNTSIFGGDDYIVYLKRRKMTRGSCVNVEFDHYLEEEIHPPNDPNFNVLKWWKNNQMKFKILAKIAKDIYVIPASTVASEYAFSTSGRVISPHRRKLKESIIEALMCGQSWLWAALGNKGLNLDLQTFNDDEDVESDQE from the exons ATGTATCCAGATCCAATAGAATGTTTCAAGCAAGTTGACAGAATTCATCAGTTGTGTAATGAGTTGGTTAATGAATATAATCAAAAAATGAGTTCTGATGTGTCACATGTTGGTACAAAAGAAGTTGATGAAAGTAGAAATACAAGCATATTTGGGGGTGATGATTATATAGTGTAtcttaaaagaagaaaaatgacaAGGGGTTCATgtgtaaatgttgagtttgatCATTATCTTGAGGAGGAAATTCATCCTCCAAATGATCCTAACTTTAATGTTTTGAAATGGTGGAAGAACAAtcaaatgaaatttaaaattttggcaAAAATAGCCAAGGATATATATGTCATTCCAGCATCCACTGTTGCTTCTGAATATGCTTTTAGTACAAGTGGTCGTGTAATCTCTCCTCATCGCAGAAAGCTCAAAGAAAGCATAATTGAAGCTTTGATGTGTGGCCAAAGTTGGTTGTGGGCAGCTTTAGGGAATAAAG GTTTgaatcttgatcttcaaacctttaatgatgatgaagatgtggAAAGTGATCAAGAATAA